Below is a genomic region from Molothrus aeneus isolate 106 unplaced genomic scaffold, BPBGC_Maene_1.0 scaffold_60, whole genome shotgun sequence.
ataaaggacaataggagacaaGGACCATAAAGCAAAGGTTGGCACTCAGCCAAGAGCACGCTGTTCTCTTCGGGGATACCGCTTAAATACCTTTTCCCTTGTATCAGCCTGTTGTGTATTCATAGACCCTTATGCATAGTAAACTTTTCCCCCAAATTAGTTCCAAGAACTGTTCAGCATATCTCCACCTTGGATCCGCCTTTTTAGAGGATGCATATTCCTGGGTTGTGCTTTTAGTCCTTTTTTATCATCATCTTCAGTTTTGGGCCTTGGTCCACACTGTCTTCAGATGgtgagtgctgatagttggcagatctgtagcaggtgtcctcatcctatgttcattggatgttatccaatccaagcaggcattttaacacaagcataCTTATATCAGCTATTTCACTACTATGTCTAAGATTAATTAAtaccagaaataaaaattatatcttTACAACAAAGCTACTTTCACATCCcacatataaaatccattttaatatttgcaaaaagccaatattataatatgtatcTATCCTCTTGGCTGCCTCAATTCCATCTCTGCCTTCCCTTGGATttgcccttcccagctctcagaGCTTCCACACCAACATCCCCGTTCCCCATGCCCCATCTGCTCCAGGACATCCTGTCAGTCCCGGGAGCTGTTGGGGGCGCTGCCATGGCAACAGTTGGTCCCGACGTGTCTCGACAGTGGCTTTGGGCACTTTGTCACAATCGGTTCAGACACATCCCAACCCTTGGTCCCATCACATTGGGATGTCGGCTCCAGGACATTGTCACACCTCCCACACTCTATGAGAGTGCCATGGCAGGCGCGACTACTGGCTCAGGGTCTCGGTCCCTCTGTCCGGGAGACTCCTCCCGGGGATCCCTCCTCCCACGCCGTCAGCAGCTTCGCCCACCAGGATTTCAGTCCCTCCTTCCCAAGGTCTGCCCTCGGTCTTCCCctgacccccagcccctccggCCCCTTTTGGTCGTGCCCCTGAGGGCATGTCCCGATTGAGGGTCCAGAGCTCCTCCCAGGATCAGTTGGTGTCCAGGGAGCACTGACCGTGGGGATTTCGGATCCCTCACATCGTCCTTTCCCACAGGTCAcgggctccagcagccccattGTGATTCTTCAGGATGTGCCCAAACTGCCTGAATCACAGCCCTCTGTCAGATATAAACCAAAGACCACCAGAATCATCACCAGGGACCTGATCCGGGACCTCGTGTAAGGCTGTGCCTGAgccctgaggggttttgggagAATGGGTGTCAGTGCAGCATCCCAAAATCTCTAGGGAACAGGGATTGGCAGTGTGCCCTGGCCACCCCTGGGGATCCTGCCCCCTGcatcccagcctggtgccactTTCACCACACTTTCCCTTCCCACCTCACCCCAAAACAAGAGAGCTAGGTCCCCAAGGCTTCCTCAGCACTTCCCATATTGATCTGGTCTGACATGGTGGCTGAGTGGGCAgctcagggagcacagggacctGTTGTGGTCACCATGCCACTAAGctctctccctgtgcccccccagcATTCCCCAGGAGAAGCCCCAGCTGTGTCTCATCATTGGAGAAAAGGAATATGAGAAACTTAAGGAATCAGCTCGAGCCCCAACTGAGGTGGAGCATTGGGACAGGCTGAAGACGCTGAGAGCCAGACAGGATGCTGCTTTTGTAGGCATTTCCCTTTCTGCTTCCCCCTTTTCTGGCTCCACAGCTGGGTTTGAGGGGTGGTGGTTCCCGCAGGGGGTCCTCCCTCTGTCCACCACATTTTGGGGCacaggggaggctgcagggctcagggcttcactgagagctgggcagcatccctgaaggcccagcactgccaaccTTCGAAGGGCATGGGGTGTCTGCCCAGAGATGTGGGGAGGGGTGCCCATGGGCGTGCCAGGAGCCCGACATGTTCCCACTCAGTGTTGGGAATGCAGCACCTGAAGTGTGACCCCTGTGAGCCCTTGGGAAGGTGCCCAGGATTGGGCAGCACTCTCTGTCCCCACAGGAAGCCCTGAAAAAGGCCCAGATCgaggagcagagaaaggcagaaCTGGAGGCCAAGAAAGACCATCAGAGAGAagtggaggaggagctgcagcaggaggagcagaagctgctgcagcgGGTGACAAGgatgaggctggagcaggaggaagacGTGCGGGAACTGAATGCGGTAGGGCCGGCGCTCCCCTCTGTCACCTGACACTGCTGAGCCTCCCTTGCTCCTCGTGCTCCCaggcttttcttctccttccctggccctccctgctccctgtgtcccagtgcGGCTCCAAGCCACTGACACCTCTTGTCCTCACAGCTGTTCCTCAATGCCAAGTGCAACATGATCCGGGACAAGCAAGTCCTGGAGAAGCAGATGATCCTCAAGGAACtggtggaggaggagaagcgCCTGGATAAGATGATGGAAATGGAGCGGGAGAAGGGCATGGAggtccaggaggagctggagcgccagaggaagcaggagctgatgagGTGAGCAGGAGGCTCCCTCTTCCCCATGGAGGCATCTGGTCCATTCCAACCACACCAGGCCTGTCCATGCCAGTGTTCCCAAGATGGGGAGCAGGATGGAGCCACAGGAAACCCTTCTGCTCTTGTATTCCCAGAGCCCGGCAGGGCATTGTGAAACAGATGGAGCAGAATGCAGAGGAGAGGGCATTGAGGGCTGAGGAGCTGTACCAGGAGggccagaggcagctggagcgaCTGGAGCAGATGAAGAGGGAGGATCggaaggtgggagcagggaacagGGGGGTGCAGGGAGGTTTCCACCTGGCTGGAAAGGGATTGGCAGAGCTGGATCAGCTACACTCAGGGAGTGGGGACAGCATCCAGCAGGATCAGAGCTATGGTCCCTTGGGGACATTGTGACATCCCAGGGAGGTGGCCCAAAGCCTGCCTGCCCTGAGTGATGAGGATGGAAGAGCACTCGACTTGGTGGTCTCCAATACTGCATGGCATTTCCAGGCCTGGGAGCAGAAACAGGAGCGACTAAAGCAAATCCATGCTGATATTAAACATTTCAATGTGGAAAGCCAGAGGCTGAAGGATCAACAGCGGGAGAAGGAGAGGTTGGAGGACGAGcgggtgctggagcagcagtggcaaAAGGCTGTAAGAGCAGTGGGCTCTtggtggggtgggcaggggctgcaggagctgtcctcGGGCTCTGTCCCATCCTGGGGCACTGTCCCATTCTGGGGCTCTGTCCCACCCTGGGGCTCTGTCCCATCCTGGGGCTCTGTCCCACCCTGGGACTCTGTCCCCCGTAGGAGCGTGAGGCCGCCTTGGAGGCGGAACAGCAACAACTgcacctggagaaggagaaggagctggcCCGGCTCAGGGCCACACAGGAGcgggcccagggctggcaggcagagcaggtgaGTGGCCCAGGAACAGGTGACATGCTCccctgccactgtccctgtccccagactGGCGAAGGGGCAGCACCCCCAGATGTGGGGGGTCTGTAGGACCAGCCCCTGGAGCCAGGGGATGTCCTGAAGCAGAGCCAAAGCCATGGCCAAGGGCTTCCATGGGTGCCCCTGAGGGAAGCCTAGCACTGTCCCCTATTTGGGCAGGATGCTCTGAGGGCCAAGAGGAACCAAGAGGTCGCAGACCGGGAATGgcggcagcaggagctggagaaggcgCGGAAGAAGGtcgagctggagcagcagctgaagcaggaCCGGCTGGAGCAGGTGGCCCAGAAGGAGCAGTACCTGGCCATGCAGGTGCAGCAAGATCGCCAGGAATTCCAGAGGGTGCTCAGGTGAGGCACACGGGACTGAGGGATGGCTGAGGTTGGTGGCCAGGGGCTCCCAGTTCCAGCTGATGGCTCTGGGGtctccagtgccagcccaggtgctgtGCCAGATGTGGGGGGATGTGGTGGGGTCACTGAGCCAACCCAGCTCTCCCACAGGGCCcatcaggagcagctggagcgggagaagctggagcaggagcagagggagctccGGCAGCGTGCCCATGCCGAAGATCTCCGGCGGCagatccaggagctgcagcgggagcgggagcgggagcgggcgGCTGTCATTGAGGAGGGCCGgcggctgcagcaggaggtcTGGCAGCGCAGCCAGCGCCTCACCCAGTTCAGacagcagaagctgcaggagTTCAGGTCAggggctgccagtgctgcttcCCTGTGCTCCTTGGGCTCCCCGAATCCTTCCTGGTGTCCCAGCCTGGGCCATctcccaggtccctctgcatCCTCAGCAAACGGGACCTGCTCTGGGGCCATGGTCCCAGATCCATTGGGAACCTGATGGATTctttcctctgcagagccacTGGAATGCCCGAAAAGTACTGTGCCCAGGTGGAGCGCAAAGCCCAGAGCCAAGCCAACAGAGCCCCCTCCTAGGCCCAGCCCCACCAGGAACCAGCTCCAATTccccatggatttggggttccaTTTGCATTGACTAAATTTTCCAATAAACGATGTTTCTGAGAAGATGGTGTTTTCCGTCCTTCCCTGGCCTCAGGGCTGTTTGGGAGGAGCTGTcctcagggctggaggagccttGAGGTTCCTTGTCCCACTCTAGGGTTGTGTTACAGGTTTAGGCTTATTAGTGAATTTTTGCCATTTGTTATCTTAAAGATGATGGAAGAAAGAGGGGGTGAtgccccagggatggatggcaggtGAGTAAGTTAACAAAAGAAGTGGGTGATCACTCTGGCTAAGCACCTGTTACAAACAATCCAGACCCCAAGTGGGAATGAGTTATAGAAGTTTTactgagaacaaaaaaaatcagcaaagcaAAAGAGACTGTGCTTGGGAGCATGGCAAAATGCCAGAGGCTGGGTCCATCTTTTATACCCCTGATATTGCATCAGCTTTATGCACATTTATGCATATTCCCTGACTGGGAAAGACTGGCAGAAACACCCCATTCTAAGTGGCCCAGATGCCCCATGGATCCTGGGCATTGACTACCCCAGGAACAGGTACTTCAAAGACCCAAAGGGAAGTCGATGGGCTTTTGGAATCGCTGCTGTGGAAACAGAAGGAATTGAGCAACTGAACACCTTGCCTAGACTGTCCAGTTGGTTCTGGACATCACCAAACAAGAGAAATGGCCAAAGCTCTCCCTCTGCACTGACTCATGGATGACAGCCAATGTTCTGTGGGGGTGGCTGGACAGACAGGAAGAGGCTAATTGACAATGTAAAGAGAAACCCATCTGGGCTTCTGAAATGTGGCAAGACATCACCATCCAGGTGGAGAAGCCAATTGTGAGAGTCCACACGTGCCTAAGAGTCAAGCCAACAAGGAGCATTGGAATAACGAACTGGCAGACCAGGTTCCCCCAGTCAAAGCATCACAGGGAGATCTGgactggcagcacaagggagaGTTGTTTCTGGCTCCATGGGCCCATGTTGCCTCAGGTCATCAGGGCAGAGATTTCACTTCTAAGTGGGCACAAGGCCAAGGGGTGGATTTAACCATGGACGCCACACTCCCACGAGTGTGAGACATGTGCTGCCGTTAAGTAGGCTGAGAGAGTAAAGCCTCTGAGGAATGGTGGGCGTTGCAATAAGTAGAGGTAGGGAAAGGCCTGGGAGTTTGATTACATTGCACTGCCACAAACCCGCCAAGGTAAGTGCTATGTGCTCACCATGGTGGACACAATCACCAGATGGCTGGAGATGCACCCAGTGCCTCACACTACTGCCCAGCACACCATCATCCTGGGCTTGGAAAAATAAGTCCTGTGGTGACATGGAATCCCAGAGTCAGATCATGGAACTCATTTCAGGAATAGCTTAGTTACCACCTGGGCACAAGAACACAGTGTTGAGTGGGTGTATCACATCCCCTACCATGCACCAGCTGCTGGAAAGGTTGAACAGTGTCATGGATGGTTGAAAACCACTCAAAGAGCTTGCATCGGGGGACCTTCAAGCACTGGGATCAGCATTCAGCAAAGGCTACATGGCCAGTCAACACCAGAGTCCCTTCACACTGTAGATGGAGATAAGGtccctgtgaaaaatgccaattacttgtttttaaaatttaaaaagtttattaGTAacaaaatggttataaaaatagtaatacaattagaataataataatttggacaatttgaattaggacaatatgagacaatagaaacaaagagttatggacgcCTGGGTACCTTTTCCTGGGCAGCATAAGTCTGAAAAAGGACatccgttaacaaaggattaacccttaaaaacaatagcctgttgcatattcatacatctcatacatgatgcataaattccattaaaatacaggattctgtctggtcatcatcaacttcttcctcatAATCCTAACAGCGTCATCCTGCCCGAgcgaggtgggaagaagttagtttctcctgataatggagcaataaattctctttctttgaaagattttttaggtgtcctgtggctgctatcttggtGTGAGttctttctttaggaaaaaagtatcctacgtagcatagtttctattttaacattttgttataacctaaaacaatatttaacacactacttgagagaattaatacagcacttctttctaacacaacacatataatattcattttaatatttgcgaaaagccaatcataaaatatgcatttttcacagtccCTGTGGTACAGCTGAGAGGCCTGTTAGGGAAAACAGTTTGGATTAACCATGCCTCAGGAAATGGCAAACTCACTCATGGGATTGTTTTTGCTCAAGGACCAGGTTGCACCTGGTTGGTGACATGAAAGGCAGAGAAACATGATGTATCCCTCAAAGAGATCTTATCTTTGGGTGAACTGTCTGTGATGCCACTGCACCTGTAGATGTATCTtgatgtgtatatatatataaataaatataaatatctataGAATTTGAATACTGCAAGTATGTATATAGTTGAAAACTCTTAAGTTCAATGTTcatatggggaaaaaattcagGATGGATAATGTTATGAATTTAGGGTTCTCAGtgaattttttcccattgtCATCCTGAAGGTGCTGGGAGTGGGAGGGGGTGACTCCTAGATGAAGAGCCAGCAGTCAAGTCACATGGAAAGAGTGGCTGATAGCCCTAGCATTCCAACAGAATCACTTGGAGGGgaataaaccttttaaattttaaaagtgtgcagttgtttctcacaatGGGGCACTTGTCTGGGATATAAAATCTCTTTTATGGCCCAAGAGATTTCAGATGAATGGCATGCCCCTGTTGATTTTATCAAGTCAAGTGAGTACTAGTGCATGTAAGAACTAAGAGTAATGCTTAAAATGTGAGTGAAGTAGTGTGCTTGGGGTGGGTATGAGACTTAGAAGATCCTCATAACTATTTTTAGCCAGATTGAAATTTCCATAATCCAGATGTATAAAAGTCAGCTTCAGACAATAAATTGGACCCGTCCTGGTCTGTTGAAGCTTTAAGATATTGGACGGTTGGAAGAAAAAGAACGGAAGGACGCGTGGTGGAGAAAGAAAATGGGGACCCCATGGCTGGCGGGACGTGTGTGAAAGAGGGAGTGAGAAGCTGCAGGCAGGATGCATaaaagaggaaagcagggaacctgtggccagcaggatgcATGAAATTGAAGGATTTGTAGGGGCTGGAGAGCACCTGAGAGTTGCCAGGTTGAGAGTCACGGTGTTAGAGTGAAGGCAAAAGTCGCCATTTAGTAGAGACAGTGCTCATGTGGAGGCGAGTAGTCGAGGCAACTTTCCCAACCTGCCAGCACAATAGGGGGAGGGGAGAGCTAAAGATATAAAAGGTAGAGCATCCATTTTGTAGAGGAGCACGTGGCTGGTGGTCATAGGGACTCCCAGTGCTGAAaactttttccttattcagtcctttttttttttttgttaaggtttaataaacatttgaaattttaaaagtgagcaGTCATTTCTCACACCCTGGAAACCCAAGCACTTTCCCCTCCCAGGAAGCCTTTCCCCTGGCCTGTTTGGAGCTGGGTGTCACGATCAGCTAGTACAAGTGGGGGTTGTGACGGTTCGTTaactgatctcagagtgcaaaaaacaacacaaagggGATTTCAGTACTAATCAAAACAAATTGCACTTTCTATTGAGTGTTCACAGCAAATGCGATAGAAGGATTAGAAAGGAGATAAaggatagagagagagagaaagaaagggaaggggaataTAGCTACCAATGGAGAGATGAAATCCTTGTGGTCCAGCCAATAGATCTGACTTGTCACATCGAGGAGAATCCCAAAGTCTTGCTTAACTCAGGAGTCTATTATAGTCCTCTGCCAAAGGGGGAACAGGTACAGGACCGTGCAGAATAAGTCTGTAGAGAACAAGTACAGACAGTCCAGTTCGGAACCCATTGTTCCAGGACTAGTTTATATAGGAAAACAGTCTTGGTCCAGTGAACACACCTGCAGGCAACACCTGGCAAATATCCTGCTTCAACAGGCCAGCACCCCCTGTGTTAGAATTATAGGGATCTCAGTCCTAGGGAGGGAGCTTCAATCTCCATCTGTCACAGTGgtcgtgaggcagatgagggattttccatgggggatCACCAAAATTATCCCAGAAAGTTCATTTGGCCAAAAGgtggtgtcatggtttgacactgggacaatgccagtgcccccatgagaatactctctccctggtttctgctgtgagatgggaccaggaataagcaaagcaggctcccacttaggaaaaaaaaaaattaactaaactacaagggaaaggaaaaaaagaaacacacaaggaaaatgaaaacttcacagatacatctcctcctcttccccaccaaattcccaatacaatacatcccccaaatcaccGACTCTCAGTCCGGCACCAcgcttcagaatactcaatcctcagttcatcaagaggagaaggagtccttcttgttctaatggtgacctcttcctttcaagtccagtgctctcaccactgaacacggaccagagctgcttctagggtcaacttttaaggatgcttcatcccactcctgttgcagtgtgtcgccatttcctgtctcacctatcCCATCCCCCTCAAGGatgccaacctttccccctccccctttgccctcctgcctggcaccttccAGCAAGGCGTTGTGTGATTGGCAGAtgccccccaggcctgggctcattGGTTTGTCCTAGCGTCCACATCCCctgacccttcccctgctcacacctggttggccctcacctgtccctccccgccccctgtccccggggcttaaaaggacacgagaccatgcggTCGGGGATCGGTCTCTgccgtgtctgtctgtctggagctgttaccacattcagatGTCTACCAAGCtacaataaaactctggatctAAGCTCCATGGTAGAacccgctccttttctcttcaccttcATCTcatctgaaccttttccaccaaaggtaaactgagttcctattttgcctggacttgtt
It encodes:
- the LOC136571099 gene encoding LOW QUALITY PROTEIN: cilia- and flagella-associated protein 45-like (The sequence of the model RefSeq protein was modified relative to this genomic sequence to represent the inferred CDS: inserted 2 bases in 1 codon; substituted 1 base at 1 genomic stop codon) encodes the protein MAGATTGSGSRSLCPGDSSRGSLLPRRQQLRPPGFQSLLPKVCPRXLPLTPSPSGPFWSCPXGHVPIEGPELLPGSVGVQGALTVGISDPSHRPFPQVTGSSSPIVILQDVPKLPESQPSVRYKPKTTRIITRDLIRDLVIPQEKPQLCLIIGEKEYEKLKESARAPTEVEHWDRLKTLRARQDAAFEALKKAQIEEQRKAELEAKKDHQREVEEELQQEEQKLLQRVTRMRLEQEEDVRELNALFLNAKCNMIRDKQVLEKQMILKELVEEEKRLDKMMEMEREKGMEVQEELERQRKQELMRARQGIVKQMEQNAEERALRAEELYQEGQRQLERLEQMKREDRKAWEQKQERLKQIHADIKHFNVESQRLKDQQREKERLEDERVLEQQWQKAEREAALEAEQQQLHLEKEKELARLRATQERAQGWQAEQDALRAKRNQEVADREWRQQELEKARKKVELEQQLKQDRLEQVAQKEQYLAMQVQQDRQEFQRVLRAHQEQLEREKLEQEQRELRQRAHAEDLRRQIQELQRERERERAAVIEEGRRLQQEVWQRSQRLTQFRQQKLQEFRATGMPEKYCAQVERKAQSQANRAPS